A single window of Mycolicibacterium aurum DNA harbors:
- the trhA gene encoding PAQR family membrane homeostasis protein TrhA: MCKARHSATIGDVLIDGNPPAGPNFGVDLVVDLVDTPRARGWIHLVSTVVAVFAGVALIQGAWLATTPHAWWAASVYAVGVVAMFGVSATYHRVTWGSPLAEKWMMRLDHSIIFVFIAACYTPLAMLAMPPDIGIEVLTIVWTGAAAGVALKMFWPSAPRWVGIPLYLMLGYVALWFAGTLLDQAGATVVALLIAGGVLYNVGAVLYGVRWPNPWPATFGHHEFFHAFTVAAAACHFVAIWLIVH, translated from the coding sequence ATGTGTAAGGCGCGGCACTCTGCCACCATCGGAGACGTCCTGATCGACGGCAACCCGCCCGCCGGCCCCAACTTCGGAGTCGACCTCGTCGTCGATCTCGTCGACACGCCCCGCGCCCGTGGCTGGATTCATCTCGTGTCCACTGTCGTCGCCGTATTCGCCGGCGTCGCGCTGATCCAGGGCGCGTGGCTCGCCACGACGCCGCACGCCTGGTGGGCTGCGTCGGTGTACGCGGTGGGCGTCGTCGCGATGTTCGGGGTCAGTGCGACGTATCACCGGGTGACGTGGGGTTCGCCGCTGGCGGAGAAGTGGATGATGCGGCTCGACCACTCGATCATCTTCGTCTTCATCGCCGCGTGTTACACGCCGCTTGCCATGCTGGCCATGCCGCCGGACATCGGCATCGAGGTACTCACGATCGTGTGGACCGGCGCAGCGGCAGGCGTCGCGCTCAAGATGTTCTGGCCGTCGGCGCCGCGGTGGGTGGGGATACCGCTGTATCTGATGCTCGGTTATGTGGCCCTCTGGTTCGCGGGAACGCTGCTCGATCAGGCCGGGGCCACCGTCGTCGCGCTGCTGATCGCCGGCGGCGTGCTGTACAACGTCGGCGCGGTGCTCTACGGGGTGCGCTGGCCCAATCCGTGGCCCGCAACGTTCGGGCATCACGAGTTCTTCCACGCGTTCACCGTCGCCGCCGCGGCGTGCCACTTCGTCGCAATCTGGCTGATAGTCCATTAG
- a CDS encoding hemophore-related protein, whose product MTSTLTTVRRGLFGMFAGGVLAFGSAAIIAPVAGAQPAPAPNPECTASNVAGTVSTAAASEGAYLTANPLTNEALTTISAQPEATSAYAAFFAENPQVQQELTAIHQPVSALRDNCGVMAVPTPVAQAVWDSGMMPEAPAMGTPADSAMGETPVTPAPAAPAATEMPMR is encoded by the coding sequence ATGACTTCGACCCTCACGACCGTGCGCCGTGGACTGTTCGGCATGTTTGCCGGAGGCGTGCTCGCCTTCGGGTCGGCGGCGATCATCGCCCCGGTGGCCGGTGCGCAGCCCGCCCCGGCTCCCAACCCCGAGTGCACCGCCAGCAACGTGGCGGGAACCGTGAGCACCGCGGCAGCCTCCGAGGGTGCCTACCTCACCGCGAACCCGCTGACCAACGAGGCGTTGACCACCATCTCGGCGCAGCCTGAGGCGACGAGCGCCTACGCCGCGTTCTTCGCCGAGAACCCGCAGGTTCAGCAGGAGCTGACGGCTATCCACCAGCCGGTCAGTGCCCTGCGCGACAACTGCGGCGTGATGGCGGTGCCCACCCCTGTCGCCCAGGCAGTCTGGGACAGCGGCATGATGCCGGAGGCTCCCGCAATGGGAACGCCGGCAGATTCCGCGATGGGTGAAACTCCGGTGACGCCCGCACCTGCCGCCCCGGCCGCCACCGAGATGCCGATGCGTTGA